The DNA region GGAAAGTCGCTATTTCAATTCTTCCAGTATTATGTCGTCAACTAcaggtttttgagcatGATTGCCTCCAAccatttttttatttgCTACTGCCTCTACGTGTTAGGCTTTGTGATTTTCGTGTGCAGCCTGAGAAAAGGTTACCTGAAATTCCAATTTGCATCGCTGTGCGTTACGCACATGGTTCTGTTGCTGgttgttttccaagcaCATTTAGTGATTAACAATGTCCTGAACGGTCTCATATGGTTCTTGCTGCCTTGTGGCCTTGTTATTGTGAATGACATTTTTGCTTACCTGTGCGGGATCACATTTGGACGCACCAAGCTGATAGAAATCTCGCCAAAGAAAACGCTGGAGGGTTTCTTGGGCGCGTGGTTCTTCACTGCTATTGCCAGCATAATATTGACCAGGCTTCTGACTCCTTTTTCATACATGACATGTCCAGTGAACGATATACAAACCAATCTTTTCACATCGCTCCAATGCGATCCTAACCCTGTTTTTGTTCCACAGGAATACAGACTTCCACCCATtattttcgaaaaacttAACATCAGCAGCATAACCATAAAACCAATATATTTGCATGCTCTGAACTTGGCAACCTTTGCTTCGTTATTCGCGCCTTTCGGCGGATTCTTCGCCTCCGGGTTGAAGAGAACCTTCCAAGTCAAGGATTTCGGGCAGTCAATTCCTGGTCACGGAGGCATCACGGATAGAATTGACTGTCAATTTTTAATGGGCTCTTTCATGAACCTGTACTACGAGACGTTCATCAGCGAGAAAAGAGTCACCGTTGAAACCGTTATTTCCACCATCCTGATGAACTTTAACGAAAAACAGATGGTGGAGTTGATAAAAATATTGAATGAAGTTCTGTATAGCAATGGTTACCTGAGTGACAAAGCATACAAGCAACTGAAAACCTTGTATAATATTTAAATAGATTCTAAAGCTAAGAACaatgctttttcaagctcaattGTCATTCAGGTGCTCTGCATTCACTTTTGGTAAGTGCTGGAATTCGAAGCCAGTACGACAGCACAAAGCGTGATGTTGGAAACTTTACAGCATTGAGGCACCTCTGACTAATAAAAATGCTCTCGAGAGAAATTTCTTTCGTCGTGCAGCTACTGCTATATTTCACGGTATCGCACATTCAAGTCCAAACTCCACACTTAGCATACAACAGGCCAAATCCTATAATTCGGGGGAAAGGGCTGAGAAATGGTTCTTCAAAGGGCATGGCTTATTCGCTTTTATCGATTTTGGTCAGCCATCCGGCTTTAGCAAGCACTAGCCAGCTTATTTAAATGCGATGATACAGCCTCTAGAAAAGCGTTTCGCCTTAAATAATGGCAGACAAGTAGACATATTGAAACTTGGACGATATATTAACTCCGTGGCTCTTTTTAAGCAAGCTTACAGTGGGTTATGGCATGGGAACTGTATTGTCGTCGAAGCGTACTTTTGGAACTATCGACATTTCGATAACTGACATATTTTTCTAATAGTAACAAGAGGCACGTTGTTTGCCAAAGGTAAGGAACTTCGAACTAAAGTGGCCCCAGGCCCAGAACTGTTATGTCGATATTCAGCCTGGACGAGGAGATATGTAAGTTAACTGTAAATGGGAGTTGCGCAGTATTagatgacgaagatgatTTTGAGCACGATTTCTCGAGTGATTTATGGCACAAAAATTTACTCTCTGTTGAACCCAAGGCCGAGGCTCCAAAGCAGTTCCTAAAAGCTTCACCAGCCTCTATTTCAAGTAATATGACCCGTCGTAGACGGTCTTCACTCTACGACAAAATGTCGGTGAATACGCCGCCGAACACGAGAAGGTTCGCGCTATCGACACAGGAGCAGAAAGATGGGAATGATAGCAATAATTCAAGCTATTGTAGCCCCAGTGTGCTGCAAAAACATGGAATGAGGTCTTTAGAGGACTTCAAGCCCATTAGGGTACTCGGCCGTGGGGCCTATGGAAAGGTTTTATTGGTGAGGGACTCGCACACACATCGACTATATGCAATGAAACAACTTAAAAAGGCAGAGATTTTGATTCATGAAGACAAGAGCTCAGATACAGAGGAAACAAAAGATGacgctcttgaaaagcggcTTGAACGAACCTTCGCCGAAAGAATAATTCTTTCACAGCTGGAGCACCCTAACATCGTCAAACTGTTTTACTCTTTCCATGACCATCATAAGCTATACTTGGTTTTGCAATTTATACCTGGCGGGGAACTTTTCTATCACTTGAAAGAGCAAGGCACCCTTGATGAAAATACTGTAACATTTTACGCGGCAGAAATTAGCTGCGCACTGAAGTTTTTGCACGAAAGAGGGATAGTTTATCGCGATCTGAAACCAGAAAACTGTTTATTGGATGAGAGGGGGCACTTGGTTCTCACTGATTTTGGTCTCAGCAAAAAGAGCGCAGCTGATTCAGACACCCCAGAGAGAAGCGATATAGATGGTGATGCCCTCAATTCTCATTCTGGAGAGCCCGTAAATAAACTTTACTCCATCATTGGCACTCCTGAGTATTGTGCTCCAGAAATATTGGAGGGCAAGCCTTACACGCAGAATTGCGATTGGTATTCACTCGGATGTCTAGTGTTTGACATGCTGATTGGTAAACCGCCCTACACAGGCGTTAACCATAAAGTAATCCTTGGCAAAATTCTAAAGGACAAAACTCCAAAGATTCCGAGTTATTTGAGCGAGGGAATGAAGGACTATCTAGGGgccttgttgaagaaggacgTTACCAAGAGATGGGATGTTGACAAGTTCTGGGATAGCGACGGACCgaaacagaagaaaaagaaagCAGGCCAGGCTAAAACGACTAGCTACCGAGCTCACTTTGTGTTCCGGAAGATAAATTGGGATAAGCTTGAGACCGGGGAATTacaaaaaagctctgtgGGCCCTATTTTGCCCATAATCACAAACTGGGAGCTTgcagaaaattttgatgctGAGTTCACAGAGATGCGGTTAGACAGTCAGGCAGATGATGGCCGCATCGACATTCTGCCCGTGAATACAAAGTTTGAGCACAAAGACGTCTTCAAGGGTTTCAGCTATGTGGCCAGCTCAAGCTACCTTGATCGTCACTTTCTGTAATTTTGGCATTTTTGATAGACGTATTAGAGGAATAATTTACTTAATAGATGGCGCGACCACGAAATAATGCATTACTCATTATGATCATTGGCTATCTCCAATTATTAggaaagctgtttttcaCGGCTCAAAGATCTAGTAATACGCTTGAAATATAGGGTGGTGGGTTCGCTGCAATAGCGGAGAGCGAATCGGTATTGCTTCTTTCCTTTTGTGTACGCATACCAGCTGCCAGAGCTCAGCTTGGTCTTTAGGATGTGTTTCCCAATCAAGTGGTTGACCCTGTCCCGCGCTTCTTGTGCCGCTTCGCTATTCGCAGCCGAAAAATCTTTAACTTCGTAAGGGCCGTCCACAAACGGTTGTATCAAGTCTACTAAGCCTTCGTTAGGATTGTCCCACTGAGCCCATGTTGAGCTTGCCTTAATACAAGtcaagagctcttttttaGTGAACGACACAGAGGACATCTCTTCCTGGAGACAAGTTTGCGGGAACAGTTTCACACCAAAACTTAAGCACGTCCTGATAGCACATCTTACAGTTTTCTTTCTAACCAAAAACGTCTACAGATATATATGTCTACGGAGTTTCAGATCGCGACGTATTGGCGACGATCATCTTCAGTGTGTTACAGACGGCGGGCATCGTAGCAGAAAAAAACCACTACGCGTACTACGGTAGGGGAAGCTTCCAAGCTGCAAAACAAACGGTGCAGAAAGCGAGATGTACTTGTTTGCTTGGGTCTGAACTTTAGTTGTCCTTTGTTGTGATTTTCATTCCCTGCATCTGTTGTCGataaaaaaaatggcaTGCTATCCATCTCTCACCAGTTTCACGAAGCATAAACGCGAGACAAGGAGTATATGAGCTTCACTCGAATCATTCGAGACTTGAGCGTGCGTGCCTTGGCCGTCCTTGACTTAGTAGGGACGCGTTTTAGGCAATCTAACCATGTCTGGCGCCGTGGGAAAGGAAAGGGAATATCAACAATTGTATTGGGCGTTTTCGGGCTGATAGTCCTCGGGCTCATTATTGGAGTAGCGCATAAGTCTAACGAAGATCTTGACTTCCTTGACTATGATGGCGGCGCTCCAGGTGTGGACTATGCCTATGAAGATTTAGGCGGCGACGCAAGCTATGAGCCGCCAGCAGATGAGGAGGTCGGTAGAAAACCCGATGACCCGCAGGTTTCAGAAGCAACAAAAAAGGCTTTTAAAGAGGTTTTGGATGCCATTCAGGCAAACTCGCCTGAGGGCCAATTGCAGGTGTCGAAAGGCAGCGAATGTAACCTTATGGATATTGGCGTCACCGATACCTCAAAGTTTGATAGGCTAACGAAAGAGTCGTTAGAGAAGTGTCTTCAAATTCCCGAAGAAATGACAAAAACACTGCACGAGGCTCATAAAAAATTCAGGGCCGCTATCGGTGAGAAACTAATGCCAATGTTCCGCAAATTGGATACTCCGGCCTTTAGTGGCGATGGTATATTGATTGTTGGTGGTGGGAAATATTCTGTATTTGCGTTACCCGCTATCAAAGCTATAAGAGAGAACAGTGGATTCAAGCTTAAAAGTTCCATCCCAATCGAGATTATAATTCCTCCAAGTGACAAAGCGGATAGAGGTTTCTGTGATAACGTCTTGCCCAAAGTTGACCCCTTGGGTCTAACCAAATGTGTCTTTTTAGATGAAATGTTTGATGCTGATACTTTGTCGCACATAGAAGGCTACCAAATCAAAGCTCTAGCTTTGTTGGTTTCTAGGTTTGAAAGAGTGCTAATGCTTGACGCTGACAACTACGTGGTGAACTCTATCAATGATTACTTCACCAGTTCAGCTCTAAATGATAAGGGTCTTATCTTGTGGCCAGATTATTGGCGCCGCCTGCATCATCCCAAGTTGTACGGAATTGTGGACCTTGGGGTATCTCCTGATCACATCTCAAGGTATTCTGTTGACGACGTTTCGCCCGATTACATGTACAAAAAGAGTGTAACAGACACACCGTTTCACGACTTTAGGGACGCGCTTCCTGATGGGGGGACTGAGTCAGGCCAGCTTTTGGTCgacaaaaagaagcatcTGGATTCCATAATAATGAGCTTGTACTATAACTATAACGGCAAATCTTACTACTACCCAATTCTGGGACAAGGATTTGCTGGCGAGGGTGATAAAGACACTTTTGCGTTGGCAAGCAGGGTCATGCATGGACCCGGCTCCTTTTATCAAGTCAAGACCCCAGTTGATACCCTAGGTCATTGGGCCGATGCCAAAGATGAAATTAGGCTATTAGAAGAAGAGTACGAGAATGTTGAGAAAAAGTTTAGAGGGTGCGCAATGCTTCAACACGATTACATCGAGGACTCCAAATTCTCATCATTAGCAAGGGAGGTTCTAGGCAATACGATCAGAAATAATGAGGAAAAGTTTTGCGATGAATGGGCTGCGAAGAACAAAGGCAAGTTCAGTGCTGAGGAGAAAGCACGCAGAGAAGAGTGCAAAAAAAGCAAGGAGGTTCAGGATGCACTCCATGAGAAAATGAGGGCCTCTTACAAACTCGATGATTATCTGGCTTTCTTCTCGTTTACTGGGGTATCATTTGTTCACTCGCACTTGCCCAAGTATGACCCATGGGAGTGGTACGAGAATGGAGATATGATGTTTGACGGGAAGAAagcgaaaaaaaaccaCAAGAATGATCCTGACTACGTTCCAGCTCACTCGGGAAACTACCGCATGTATGACTCCAAATTTAACCAAATTTCTTCCTACGATTTAGAGTTGGCAAACTGGTCTGCATTCAAAAGTTATCTATGCGACTTGGAAGGTGGTTACAAAAATTTCGGGTACCTTTCTAACAAGATAGATTCCACCAAATCCccaaaacaaagcaacAAAGACATGTGCAAGTACATTGAAGAGAGAGTTGAGTACTTAAAGAGCACTTCTTGGAATGATTACGATGTGTAAGTTGGGCATGGAGCTTTAGGGTGTCAGCTACCACTTAAAGTTTTTTGGCAGCTCTTAATTTCGACGGAATCGTCTTTTCATTAGTGGGTTGGAAAAGTTCTCGCAtcaatcaaaagagagTACTGTGATAATTTGCAAAAATTTGTACATGAGTCCGCCTAAATTCGGAGGTACACATGCTTCTTTGAATGTAGCATCCTTTTTGCATAGCAAGATGAGGATGCTCCGTATAAAAGATTTAACTTCGCTTGTACAGTATACCCATTGTTTATATTTCAGGTTAGCTAGCTTGAATACCAAGCGCGAAGCTCTATATAACTTTGTGCTTAAAATGTTGCTGATCCGCACATCGGGCTGTTCCTGTGAACGTCCGAGGCATCGGGCTTGACGCTCCGATGTAATCCAAGCGAAAATGCTAGCTTGCGCGAATGGACGAGCTGCCTGAGCGGTTCGAAGAGAGTGTACTTTGGCGGAAGCGCTATGATCTCAGAGCAGCGAAGAGGGGCATCCAAGCAGCGGTaggattttgaaggttaAACGCTCATGAGCTTATATTTAGTCAAGATGAAATCTTCACTCCATAAACATAGCCAGGGCGACTGCACAGGGAGGGACACTTCCCCAGGGACGGAGCAGAAAGGTAATTGGGGGGGGGACATGCGGCCGTTAAGCTGCGTTCAATTTCTTTATTGCCTTGGCCAGTGACATTTCAACCTCCGCGGCCACTGTGTTGACTATTTCTGCGGCAGGAACAACGTCGTGGATTAAACCAACACCAGTCCCCGCATATCTGATTGTTCTTGCTTTGACGCCTCCATCGGTATCTCCGTGAGCAACCTCCTGCTTGTGCAGGCTTATGTTTTGTTCAACTGGCATGCCGTTCTGGGCATCGAGAAATGTTCTGTTGACAAAGGCTCTGCCGTCGTAGTCGTCGGGCCACCCGTTGGTCTCTTTGACGCGGTCGAAAAGTCTCGATCTTACGGTGCTGACTCCGCCATCCTCCGCCcgaagaagctcttgctGGTAGCCTTTGGCAACAACGGCTTCGTGAGAGGCCAAGAATCTGGTACCCATCACCACACCGTCCGCGCCAAGCACCAGCGCAGCGGCCGCGCCCCTACCGTCGACGATCCCTCCGGCTGCTAACACGGTGGTGCGGCCGAAGCCGTGTGCGTCGAGCGAATCGCGGAGTTCAGGCACTAAGGATATCACGCTAGCTGACCTTTTCATTCCGTGCCCACCAGCATCGTTCCCCTGTGCGACTAGCACATCAGGCTGTGCCGCGCGCACCACGTCGAGGCCTTCTTTGACGCCCGCGACCTGTATCCAGATCTGCGTTCGACTCTGCGTAGCGTCCCGGATCCGGCTCGCCCAGAGAGCGTACTGTTCGTTGCTGGGCGCAGCGAAGAGCCACACCGCGGCCGGTACAAACTGCTGAATCACTTGCACGGACCGTTCCAGGTCGCACCCCCATAGTACGAATCCTATCCCTATTGGAAGAACGCCCGTCTGCGTGGGAACAGGCGGATCCAGACCTCTGAGAAGGCCCACAGCGTTCTTCATGTTGAGCGCCAGCTCGTCCGTGTCATAGCCTCCCGCGACAAACCCCAGCCCGCCTGCGTGCGACACGGCCACCGCGAGAGCCGGCTGCGAGATGCGCAGCATTGGTGAGCAAGCTACAAGAGGTGACCGGATCCAAGGGTATATCGATCGTAGCGAAGAGCTCATTCTACAGGTTTTTTGTCGGGTTCATGAACCCTGACGGAGGCATCTCGTATTCAAGCGCCAGTGACTTTATATCGGAAGAATGGGAGCTGGAGACGTAAGTGGCTGGCCACGCGGCATCACTGCTTACACAATTCAAGCAGCAGCGATTGGAGGCCTTCTGGGGCCACGTGAAAGGGCAGAAAGGCGTTTAAGTCTGATTGACACATTAATGCAAGGTTCAGCGGGGGCTCGGACCCCCCATTTGATGATTTGACGTTTGATGGCGGGGACCGAGGCCTAGGACGGCGACGCTTGGCGATTATGAGTGCGGATTGACATGTTCTGTGGTcgagctctttcttccaaatCGCACGGCTGGAGGCAGCGAGGGCTTCAATAGCTTGGCTAGGCCGACGGCACGCGCAGGTTCTCCAGGGAAAGAGTTAAGGAAAAAGCAGGGCCACTCTCGACACTTGGCGAGCCCATCGCTACGACAGCGAGCTCCCGGAGCAGTAGAGACTGTGATCGCGCCTGGTGCTATGAAATACGCGCTGAAATTGAGATATGTGATAATTACGAGACCCTCATAAACACTACAAGCACCTCGGCACCCTGGAACGTGCGAAGGAGACCAAAAAACTACCAAATTCCATCAACCAGACCATGCGTCTGTGCTGCGAACAACAAGGCGTTGGCTCACGAGCGCGCGCAAAAATCCAAGCGAACTTACTGCATTTAACAATATATATAAGCACCGGCTAATACTGGCCAATCGCGGCCAGTTCGATCTCCCAGAAGCCTGATTTATGCTTGAATTTACCAACAAAAACCAAACTGACATTTTAATAGTCATTTAAATGAACCACTGGAAACTGGATCTCACACGTGATCTGGGAGCGAGTACTACGGTACTCAGTTTCTCGAAGGGCTTACCCGTACTGCTGGTTGCTCTTGAGTACTCGCTGGTCATGCTATAAAGGCCAATGGCTACGTCCAGAAGCCAGGTTAAGGGAACCGAGGTTCCGAAAGCACTCTTGCAAGGCTCTTATTCACATATCTCTGTCTCGCAGCTATGAAACCATTCATTTCAGGCAAACGGTTCCTTTCCGGCAAAGTGCCCGCTTCATTCAAGTCTCTGGTGTACTCATCGCACGATGCGGAGGACTGCACCAA from Lachancea thermotolerans CBS 6340 chromosome C complete sequence includes:
- a CDS encoding KLTH0C08954p (no similarity); its protein translation is MSSVSFTKKELLTCIKASSTWAQWDNPNEGLVDLIQPFVDGPYEVKDFSAANSEAAQEARDRVNHLIGKHILKTKLSSGSWYAYTKGKKQYRFALRYCSEPTTLYFKRITRSLSREKQLS
- a CDS encoding nitronate monooxygenase (similar to uniprot|Q4WG56 Aspergillus fumigatus Afu7g03850 Oxidoreductase 2-nitropropane dioxygenase family putative), producing the protein MSSSLRSIYPWIRSPLVACSPMLRISQPALAVAVSHAGGLGFVAGGYDTDELALNMKNAVGLLRGLDPPVPTQTGVLPIGIGFVLWGCDLERSVQVIQQFVPAAVWLFAAPSNEQYALWASRIRDATQSRTQIWIQVAGVKEGLDVVRAAQPDVLVAQGNDAGGHGMKRSASVISLVPELRDSLDAHGFGRTTVLAAGGIVDGRGAAAALVLGADGVVMGTRFLASHEAVVAKGYQQELLRAEDGGVSTVRSRLFDRVKETNGWPDDYDGRAFVNRTFLDAQNGMPVEQNISLHKQEVAHGDTDGGVKARTIRYAGTGVGLIHDVVPAAEIVNTVAAEVEMSLAKAIKKLNAA
- the YPK3 gene encoding putative protein kinase YPK3 (similar to uniprot|P38070 Saccharomyces cerevisiae YBR028C Hypothetical ORF) → MSIFSLDEEICKLTVNGSCAVLDDEDDFEHDFSSDLWHKNLLSVEPKAEAPKQFLKASPASISSNMTRRRRSSLYDKMSVNTPPNTRRFALSTQEQKDGNDSNNSSYCSPSVLQKHGMRSLEDFKPIRVLGRGAYGKVLLVRDSHTHRLYAMKQLKKAEILIHEDKSSDTEETKDDALEKRLERTFAERIILSQLEHPNIVKLFYSFHDHHKLYLVLQFIPGGELFYHLKEQGTLDENTVTFYAAEISCALKFLHERGIVYRDLKPENCLLDERGHLVLTDFGLSKKSAADSDTPERSDIDGDALNSHSGEPVNKLYSIIGTPEYCAPEILEGKPYTQNCDWYSLGCLVFDMLIGKPPYTGVNHKVILGKILKDKTPKIPSYLSEGMKDYLGALLKKDVTKRWDVDKFWDSDGPKQKKKKAGQAKTTSYRAHFVFRKINWDKLETGELQKSSVGPILPIITNWELAENFDAEFTEMRLDSQADDGRIDILPVNTKFEHKDVFKGFSYVASSSYLDRHFL
- a CDS encoding alpha-mannosyltransferase (weakly similar to uniprot|P38069 Saccharomyces cerevisiae YBR015C MNN2 Alpha-1 2-mannosyltransferase responsible for addition of the first alpha-1 2-linked mannose to form the branches on the mannan backbone of oligosaccharides localizes to an early Golgi compartment), which produces MSFTRIIRDLSVRALAVLDLVGTRFRQSNHVWRRGKGKGISTIVLGVFGLIVLGLIIGVAHKSNEDLDFLDYDGGAPGVDYAYEDLGGDASYEPPADEEVGRKPDDPQVSEATKKAFKEVLDAIQANSPEGQLQVSKGSECNLMDIGVTDTSKFDRLTKESLEKCLQIPEEMTKTLHEAHKKFRAAIGEKLMPMFRKLDTPAFSGDGILIVGGGKYSVFALPAIKAIRENSGFKLKSSIPIEIIIPPSDKADRGFCDNVLPKVDPLGLTKCVFLDEMFDADTLSHIEGYQIKALALLVSRFERVLMLDADNYVVNSINDYFTSSALNDKGLILWPDYWRRLHHPKLYGIVDLGVSPDHISRYSVDDVSPDYMYKKSVTDTPFHDFRDALPDGGTESGQLLVDKKKHLDSIIMSLYYNYNGKSYYYPILGQGFAGEGDKDTFALASRVMHGPGSFYQVKTPVDTLGHWADAKDEIRLLEEEYENVEKKFRGCAMLQHDYIEDSKFSSLAREVLGNTIRNNEEKFCDEWAAKNKGKFSAEEKARREECKKSKEVQDALHEKMRASYKLDDYLAFFSFTGVSFVHSHLPKYDPWEWYENGDMMFDGKKAKKNHKNDPDYVPAHSGNYRMYDSKFNQISSYDLELANWSAFKSYLCDLEGGYKNFGYLSNKIDSTKSPKQSNKDMCKYIEERVEYLKSTSWNDYDV
- the CDS1 gene encoding phosphatidate cytidylyltransferase (similar to uniprot|P38221 Saccharomyces cerevisiae YBR029C CDS1 Phosphatidate cytidylyltransferase (CDP-diglyceride synthetase) an enzyme that catalyzes that conversion of CTP phosphate into diphosphate CDP-diaclglyerol a critical step in the synthesis of all major yeast phospholipids), with translation MATKKSKKGAGGSKKPQASFNHGEVSKVKSHGNQKRKNEKDTKDTKDTKKYNFFVRTVWTFIMISGFFITLASGHFWCVMLILACQIAAFKECIRVTAMSGRQKNLPLSKTLNWYFLFTTIYYLDGKSLFQFFQYYVVNYRFLSMIASNHFFICYCLYVLGFVIFVCSLRKGYLKFQFASLCVTHMVLLLVVFQAHLVINNVLNGLIWFLLPCGLVIVNDIFAYLCGITFGRTKLIEISPKKTLEGFLGAWFFTAIASIILTRLLTPFSYMTCPVNDIQTNLFTSLQCDPNPVFVPQEYRLPPIIFEKLNISSITIKPIYLHALNLATFASLFAPFGGFFASGLKRTFQVKDFGQSIPGHGGITDRIDCQFLMGSFMNLYYETFISEKRVTVETVISTILMNFNEKQMVELIKILNEVLYSNGYLSDKAYKQLKTLYNI